In the genome of Oncorhynchus masou masou isolate Uvic2021 chromosome 26, UVic_Omas_1.1, whole genome shotgun sequence, one region contains:
- the LOC135514650 gene encoding coagulation factor IX-like isoform X1, translating into MSQSDGWLLTVLLVSVCSLFESKVFLEQRDAGQLLRGPRRPRANFFLEEMMPGNLERECYEETCSQEEAAEIFQTKEKTMEFWYRYKNLNPCHYNPCKNGGICTIDRDGYLCLCPPRYDGKTCAIEVFECQFKNGGCLHYCTNQERTTGVQCSCAEGYQLDEDGKTCSEAVAFPCGKKQSEASLHRSLLDESEALTLHNSDGNLNISMEVEGNSTSRLSGINSTQPGGNSTEYMEGVNEDNRIVGGQLERQGGSPWQVMLWREDGYGFCGGTLISQRWVVSAAHCMQETPDHVTIGDYDKRRPDPNEQKIKVAKVVVHPHFHDYTFDSDIALVYLSAPVALSPVAVPACLPNGQLAHHLQREDVRGLVTGWGATQYLGRSSRFLRKVALPVVDQQKCIRSTEQVITDNMFCAGYLEASLDACSGDSGGPFVVNYRGTWFLTGVVSWGEKCAAKGKYGIYTRLGNYLHWIQDTIERHAHNSSHT; encoded by the exons ATGTCACAGTCTGACGGTTGGCTCCTTACAGTACTTCTGGTTTCTGTCTGTTCCCTGTTTGAATCAAAAG TGTTTCTGGAGCAGAGGGATGCAGGGCAGCTGCTCCGAGGGCCCCGGCGGCCCAGGGCCAACTTCTTCCTTGAGGAGATGATGCCCGGCAACCTGGAGCGGGAGTGCTATGAGGAAACCTGCTCCCAGGAGGAGGCTGCTGAGATCTTCCAGACCAAGGAGAAGACG ATGGAGTTTTGGTATAGGTATAAGA ATCTAAATCCTTGCCACTACAACCCATGTAAGAATGGAGGAATCTGCACCATCGATCGGGATGGATACCTCTGTCTGTGTCCCCCACGCTACGATGGGAAAACCTGTGCAATAG AGGTGTTTGAGTGCCAGTTTAAGAATGGCGGCTGTCTGCATTACTGCACCAACCAGGAGCGCACCACAGGGGTCCAGTGCAGCTGTGCAGAGGGCTACCAGTTAGATGAGGACGGCAAGACCTGCTCTGAAGCAG TGGCGTTCCCTTGTGGGAAGAAGCAGAGTGAGGCTTCCCTGCATCGCTCTCTGCTGGACGAGTCCGAGGCCTTGACCCTCCACAACTCTGACGGGAACCTCAACATCTCCATGGAGGTAGAAGGGAACTCAACCTCCAGACTGTCTGGGATTAACTCAACCCAGCCAGGTGGGAACAGCACTGAATACATGGAGGGTGTTAATGAAGACAACCGGATAGTGGGAGGACAGCTGGAGAGGCAGGGTGGAAGCCCATGGCAG GTCATGCTCTGGAGGGAGGATGGGTATGGCTTCTGCGGGGGAACTCTGATCAGTCAGCGGTGGGTGGTCAGTGCCGCACACTGCATGCAGGAAACCCCTGACCATGTGACTATCG GGGACTATGACAAGCGACGTCCCGATCCAAACGAGCAGAAGATCAAAGTGGCGAAGGTCGTCGTCCACCCTCACTTCCATGACTACACCTTCGATAGCGACATTGCTCTCGTCTACCTCTCTGCCCCTGTGGCGCTGAGCCCTGTGGcggtgcctgcctgccttcccaaTGGTCAGCTGGCCCACCACCTCCAGAGGGAAGATGTGAGGGGCTTGGTCACAGGCTGGGGCGCCACACAGTACCTGGGGCGCTCCTCACGCTTCCTGAGGAAAGTCGCTCTGCCCGTGGTCGACCAGCAGAAGTGCATCCGCTCCACGGAGCAGGTCATCACAGACAACATGTTCTGCGCGGGCTACCTGGAGGCCAGCTTGGATGCCTGCAGTGGGGACAGTGGGGGTCCCTTTGTGGTCAACTACCGCGGGACCTGGTTCCTCACAGGGGTGGTGAGCTGGGGGGAGAAGTGTGCCGCCAAGGGGAAGTATGGCATCTACACCCGGCTAGGGAACTACCTGCATTGGATACAGGATACTATAGAAAGGCATGCGCATAACAGTTCACATACCTGA
- the LOC135514650 gene encoding coagulation factor IX-like isoform X2, translated as MEFWYRYKNLNPCHYNPCKNGGICTIDRDGYLCLCPPRYDGKTCAIEVFECQFKNGGCLHYCTNQERTTGVQCSCAEGYQLDEDGKTCSEAVAFPCGKKQSEASLHRSLLDESEALTLHNSDGNLNISMEVEGNSTSRLSGINSTQPGGNSTEYMEGVNEDNRIVGGQLERQGGSPWQVMLWREDGYGFCGGTLISQRWVVSAAHCMQETPDHVTIGDYDKRRPDPNEQKIKVAKVVVHPHFHDYTFDSDIALVYLSAPVALSPVAVPACLPNGQLAHHLQREDVRGLVTGWGATQYLGRSSRFLRKVALPVVDQQKCIRSTEQVITDNMFCAGYLEASLDACSGDSGGPFVVNYRGTWFLTGVVSWGEKCAAKGKYGIYTRLGNYLHWIQDTIERHAHNSSHT; from the exons ATGGAGTTTTGGTATAGGTATAAGA ATCTAAATCCTTGCCACTACAACCCATGTAAGAATGGAGGAATCTGCACCATCGATCGGGATGGATACCTCTGTCTGTGTCCCCCACGCTACGATGGGAAAACCTGTGCAATAG AGGTGTTTGAGTGCCAGTTTAAGAATGGCGGCTGTCTGCATTACTGCACCAACCAGGAGCGCACCACAGGGGTCCAGTGCAGCTGTGCAGAGGGCTACCAGTTAGATGAGGACGGCAAGACCTGCTCTGAAGCAG TGGCGTTCCCTTGTGGGAAGAAGCAGAGTGAGGCTTCCCTGCATCGCTCTCTGCTGGACGAGTCCGAGGCCTTGACCCTCCACAACTCTGACGGGAACCTCAACATCTCCATGGAGGTAGAAGGGAACTCAACCTCCAGACTGTCTGGGATTAACTCAACCCAGCCAGGTGGGAACAGCACTGAATACATGGAGGGTGTTAATGAAGACAACCGGATAGTGGGAGGACAGCTGGAGAGGCAGGGTGGAAGCCCATGGCAG GTCATGCTCTGGAGGGAGGATGGGTATGGCTTCTGCGGGGGAACTCTGATCAGTCAGCGGTGGGTGGTCAGTGCCGCACACTGCATGCAGGAAACCCCTGACCATGTGACTATCG GGGACTATGACAAGCGACGTCCCGATCCAAACGAGCAGAAGATCAAAGTGGCGAAGGTCGTCGTCCACCCTCACTTCCATGACTACACCTTCGATAGCGACATTGCTCTCGTCTACCTCTCTGCCCCTGTGGCGCTGAGCCCTGTGGcggtgcctgcctgccttcccaaTGGTCAGCTGGCCCACCACCTCCAGAGGGAAGATGTGAGGGGCTTGGTCACAGGCTGGGGCGCCACACAGTACCTGGGGCGCTCCTCACGCTTCCTGAGGAAAGTCGCTCTGCCCGTGGTCGACCAGCAGAAGTGCATCCGCTCCACGGAGCAGGTCATCACAGACAACATGTTCTGCGCGGGCTACCTGGAGGCCAGCTTGGATGCCTGCAGTGGGGACAGTGGGGGTCCCTTTGTGGTCAACTACCGCGGGACCTGGTTCCTCACAGGGGTGGTGAGCTGGGGGGAGAAGTGTGCCGCCAAGGGGAAGTATGGCATCTACACCCGGCTAGGGAACTACCTGCATTGGATACAGGATACTATAGAAAGGCATGCGCATAACAGTTCACATACCTGA